Proteins from a genomic interval of Fusarium oxysporum Fo47 chromosome I, complete sequence:
- a CDS encoding P-loop containing nucleoside triphosphate hydrolase protein encodes MAPINSEENTKRQLSKIPHDLSDDELADAEPSWQWIYNSTPTTERSDGTQSDRKRRKVTGDRIVGARIGQFECRIGDTVMLKADGSNEAWIALICEFVEDDGEGEKAANFMWFSSEKEIRSRDKKRSDYYPNELYISPSWDINPLASINGKAKIMSQDGFLAKYPQGKVPRNDPDFGKVFVCRRGCNTRTATYTDEFIWEEIYGGEHDLFALMDRVKTGTKVTRRRRKARSPSPSDDTYHPAQIPQTPTKTGRGSVAATPTSRRSQATPGSRVKRSASKRLEFTPLATRKLSPSQVESSPFQIARSRLHVSSVPTSLPCREGEFSLVYSHLEAAISDGTGNCIYISGTPGTGKTATVREVVSRLEEAVGSDELDDFIFVEINGMKITDPHQSYTLLWEALKGERASPAQALDHLEREFSNPSPRRIPCVVLMDELDQLVTKNQAVMYNFFNWPTLRHSRLIVLAVANTMDLPERTLSNKISSRLGLTRITFPGYNHEQLMKIIQSRLEGVPGNIVDPDAIQFASRKVAAVSGDARRALDICRRAVELAETDAPSDPATPSKRDSQTQPKGSGRVTIATIKKAINEATTNPIQQHLRSLPLMSKLVMAALLLRIRRTGLAETTFGDTLDEIHRACLRAPAALPGVAAVLNNGLKGTQMGSQRPMTRPGHIHTAALELVAAGLINLEAQRAERSSKLRLSIADDEVKMALRDDGDLKALGIGV; translated from the exons ATGGCCCCCATCAATTCAGAAGAAAATACAAAACGTCAACTGTCTAAAATTCCCCATGATCTATCAGACGATGAGCTTGCGGACGCAGAACCATCATGGCAATGGATCTACAACTCTACCCCAACGACCGAACGAAGCGATGGAACACAGAGCGATAGAAAACGAAGAAAGGTAACAGGTGACAGGATCGTCGGGGCGAGGATTGGCCAATTTGAATGTAGAATTGGAGACACTGTCATGCTCAAAGCCGATGGCTCTAATGAGGCCTGGATCGCCTTGATCTGCGAATttgttgaagacgatggagagggagagaaagCAGCAAACTTTATGTGGTTTTCGAGTGAAAAGGAGATCCGAAGCAGGGACAAGAAACGATCCGATTACTACCCA AATGAACTCTACATCTCTCCATCATGGGATATCAACCCCCTGGCATCAATCAACGGCAAAGCTAAGATCATGTCTCAAGATGGTTTTCTTGCGAAATACCCTCAGGGTAAGGTTCCTCGAAATGATCCAGACTTCGGTAAGGTCTTTGTCTGTCGACGAGGCTGCAATACCCGCACTGCTACGTATACAGACGAGTTTATATGGGAGGAAATATATGGGGGCGAGCATGATTTGTTTGCCTTGATGGATAGGGTCAAGACTGGTACAAAAGTCACACGACGTCGACGAAAGGCTCGGAGCCCGTCACCTTCTGATGATACTTACCATCCTGCTCAAATTCCGCAGACGCCGACCAAAACAGGACGAGGCTCGGTAGCTGCTACGCCAACTTCACGAAGGAGCCAAGCCACACCGGGCTCTCGTGTCAAAAG GAGTGCAAGCAAGAGACTTGAGTTTACACCTTTGGCCACACGCAAACTGTCGCCTAGCCAAGTTGAATCTTCACCTTTCCAGATAGCACGATCTCGCTTGCATGTCTCCTCGGTCCCAACCAGTCTTCCTTGTCGGGAAGGAGAATTTTCCTTGGTTTATTCTCATCTCGAAGCAGCTATTTCGGATGGCACAGGTAACTGTATTTACATTTCTGGAACACCTGGAACAGGAAAAACAGCGACGGTCCGCGAGGTCGTCTCcaggcttgaagaagctgtagGCTCTGATGAGCTGGACGATTTCATATTCGTGGAGATCAATGGTATGAAAATCACGGACCCTCACCAATCCTATACCCTTCTCTGGGAAGCCCTTAAAGGGGAGAGAGCTAGTCCAGCGCAGGCTCTTGATCATCTGGAAAGAGAGTTCAGCAACCCCAGCCCTCGCCGAATTCCTTGCGTAGTGCTCATGGATGAGCTTGACCAACTAGTCACCAAGAATCAGGCCGTCATGtacaacttcttcaactggcCGACTTTGCGACATAGCCGTCTTATTGTACTTGCAGTTGCAAACACCATGGATCTTCCCGAGAGAACTCTCAGCAATAAGATCAGCAGTCGACTAG GTCTAACGCGTATCACGTTCCCTGGTTACAATCACGAACAACTGATGAAGATCATTCAGTCACGATTAGAAGGAGTCCCTGGGAATATCGTAGATCCTGACGCTATACAGTTCGCCAGTCGGAAGGTAGCCGCAGTCAGTGGTGACGCCCGAAGAGCCCTTGACATCTGCCGCCGAGCTGTTGAGCTCGCCGAGACCGATGCTCCTAGTGATCCCGCAACTCCAAGCAAACGAGACAGTCAAACGCAACCCAAAGGTTCAGGTCGCGTTACTATTGCGACAatcaagaaggccatcaaCGAGGCAACCACTAATCCCATTCAACAACACCTTCGAAGCCTGCCTTTGATGTCCAAGCTTGTCATGGCAGCTCTTTTGCTGCGTATTCGAAGAACAGGTCTTGCCGAGACAACCTTCGGGGACACCCTCGATGAGATACACCGTGCCTGCCTTCGAGCTCCAGCAGCACTTCCAGGCGTAGCAGCAGTCCTCAACAATGGCCTGAAAGGAACGCAGATGGGAAGTCAGCGCCCAATGACCAGACCCGGTCACATTCACACAGCGGCGCTCGAATTAGTAGCGGCCGGCCTGATTAACCTTGAAGCTCAGCGCGCAGAGAGGTCCAGTAAGCTCCGTCTTTCTATTGCAGACGATGAAGTAAAAATGGCCCTCCGTGATGACGGGGACCTTAAGGCTTTGGGTATCGGTGTATAA
- a CDS encoding WD40-repeat-containing domain protein translates to METPEVSQDALRLNALAAQNANVSRTVYAHASERSATKRQKLDDASEDPIIKRRFRNEYSDVETLPPSITAKLPTKQPGKKASKAGVPARPTMKLLEGAPSSGKASTPAARDESTPQNMSLTTRGVQGLQQQKPEWHAPWKLMRVISGHLGWVRSLAVEPGNKWFASGAGDRTIKIWDLATGSLRLTLTGHISTVRGLAVSPRHPYLFSCGEDKMVKCWDLETNKVIRHYHGHLSGVYTLALHPTLDVLVTGGRDGVARVWDMRTRSNIHVLSGHTQTVSDLVCQEADPQVITGSLDSTVRLWDLAAGKTMGVLTHHKKGVRALATHPSEFTFASGSTGSVKQWKCPEGAFMQNFEGHNAIINTMSVNEQNVFFTGGDNGSMSFWDWKTGHRFQSLDTTAQPGSLDAEAGIMSSTFDRSGLRLICGEADKTIKIWKQDETATEESHPLEWKPTLARRKF, encoded by the exons ATGGAGACACCAGAAGTGTCTCAAGATGCTCTTCGACTCAATGCCCTCGCCGCACAAAATGCGAACGTCTCGAGAACAGTCTACGCCCATGCATCCGAGCGATCGGCCACAAAGCGCCAGAAGCTAGACGACGCGTCCGAGGACCCCATCATCAAGAGACGGTTCCGTAACGAATACTCAGATGTCGAGACTTTACCGCCATCAATTACTGCGAAGCTTCCAACGAAACAGCCTGGGAAGAAGGCTTCTAAGGCTGGTGTGCCTGCTCGCCCAACCATGAAACTCCTTGAGGGTGCGCCTAGTTCAGGCAAGGCATCTACTCCTGCTGCCAGGGACGAAAGTACACCACAGAACATGAGTCTTACTACAAGAGGAGTGCAAGGCcttcagcagcagaagcCAGAATGGCACGCGCCATGGAAGTTAATGAGGGTCATCTCTGGTCATCTCGGTTGGGTGCGTAGTCTGGCTGTTGAACCTGGCAACAAATGGTTTGCAAGCGGCGCAGGAGATCGAACTATCAAGATTTGGGACTTGGCCACGGGCTCGCTGAGATTGACTCTTACTGGACATATCAGTACTGTGCGCGGCCTTGCGGTATCCCCTCGTCATCCTTATCTCTTCTCTTGTGGCGAAGACAAGATGGTCAAGTGCTGGGATCTCGAGACTAACAAAGTTATCCGTCACTACCACGGACATCTCAGTGGTGTCTATACTCTTGCCCTACATCCTACCCTCGATGTTCTGGTCACTGGTGGTCGCGATGGCGTCGCCCGTGTCTGGGATATGCGGACCAGAAGTAACATTCACGTCCTGTCTGGCCACACCCAGACGGTTTCCGATCTCGTTTGTCAAGAGGCTGACCCTCAAGTTATCACCGGATCTTTGGACTCGACAGTGCGACTCTGGGATCTCGCAGCTGGCAAGACCATGGGTGTACTAACTCATCACAAGAAGGGTGTTCGTGCTCTAGCAACACACCCATCAGAGTTCACATTTGCTAGTGGTAGCACAGGGAGTGTCAAGCAATGGAAGTGTCCTGAAGGTGCTTTCATGCAGAACTTCGAGGGCCACAATGCTATTATTAACACGATGAGTGTTAACGAGCAAAATGTCTTCTTTACAGGAG GCGATAATGGCTCCATGAGCTTTTGGGATTGGAAGACTGGTCACCGATTCCAATCTCTTGACACCACAGCTCAACCCGGCTCTCTTGATGCCGAGGCAGGTATCATGAGTTCAACGTTCGATCGCTCTGGCCTACGTCTGATCTGTGGTGAAGCTGATAAAACAA TCAAAATCTGGAAGCAAGATGAAACAGCAACAGAAGAGTCGCACCCCCTCGAATGGAAGCCAACACTGGCCCGACGAAAGTTTTAA